In Serratia liquefaciens ATCC 27592, the genomic stretch TGTTTTGGCCATTACCGGTAGCCAGTTAGAATGGATACCCAATGCCTTCAATGCGGATTAAACGCGGTTTACCGGTGCAGACCGGCCCTTTGACTTAGTGGATTAATACAACGTGCTGGATAGAATTAAAGCCTGTTTTACCGAAAGCATCCAAACCCAGATTGCGGCGGCGGAAGCTTTGCCCGACGCCATCTCGCGTGCAGCAATGACGCTGGTTCAATCCTTACTTAACGGTAATAAAATTCTGTGCTGCGGTAACGGCACCTCGGCAGCCAATGCTCAGCATTTCGCCGCCAGCATGATCAACCGCTTTGAAACCGAGCGCCCAAGCCTGCCGGCCATTGCCCTGAATGCCGATAACGTAGTGCTGACCGCGATCACCAACGATCGCCTGCACGATGAAGTCTATGCCAAACAGGTTCGTGCGCTCGGACACGCCGGCGACGTACTGCTGGCAATTTCCACCCGTGGCAATAGCCGTGATATTGTGAAAGCGGTCGAAGCCGCCGTGACGCGTGACATGACGATTGTCGCACTTACCGGTTACGACGGTGGGGAACTGGCCGGCTTGCTCGGTCAGCAGGATGTCGAGATCCGCATCCCTTCCCACCGCAGTGCACGCATTCAGGAAATGCATATGCTGACTGTAAATTGCCTATGCGACCTGATAGATAATACGTTGTTTCCCCACCAGGACGATTAAGGAACTGAGATGAAGCTAAAAGCCACATTTGCAGTGCTGTCCAGCGCCCTGCTGTTACAAGGTTGTATTGCAGGCGTTGTCGTTGGCAGCGCCGCCGTCGCCACTAAAACGGCCACCGACCCACGCAGCGTGGGGACTCAGGTAGACGATGGGACGCTGGAAGCCCGGGTTGAAAATGCCCTGAGCAAAGATCAGCAGCTGAAAAAAGAGGCTCGGGTGGTTGCGACCGCCTATCAGGGTAAAGTCCTGCTGACTGGCCAATCGCCAAGCACCGATCTGGCGGCTCGCGCCAAGCAAATCGCCATGGGCGTTGAAGGCACCACCGAAGTGTATAACGA encodes the following:
- the diaA gene encoding DnaA initiator-associating protein DiaA; amino-acid sequence: MLDRIKACFTESIQTQIAAAEALPDAISRAAMTLVQSLLNGNKILCCGNGTSAANAQHFAASMINRFETERPSLPAIALNADNVVLTAITNDRLHDEVYAKQVRALGHAGDVLLAISTRGNSRDIVKAVEAAVTRDMTIVALTGYDGGELAGLLGQQDVEIRIPSHRSARIQEMHMLTVNCLCDLIDNTLFPHQDD
- the dolP gene encoding division/outer membrane stress-associated lipid-binding lipoprotein, with amino-acid sequence MKLKATFAVLSSALLLQGCIAGVVVGSAAVATKTATDPRSVGTQVDDGTLEARVENALSKDQQLKKEARVVATAYQGKVLLTGQSPSTDLAARAKQIAMGVEGTTEVYNEIRQGTPVSLSTASSDTWITTKVRSQLLTSDTVKSSNVKVTTENGEVFLLGLVTQQEGQSAAQIASQVSGVKHVTTAFTFVK